Genomic window (Arcobacter aquimarinus):
GAAAAACTTCTTAAATGGTATGAAGAAAATGAAGATTGCATTTTACCTAGAAGTAAAAAAAATGAAATAGTTAACTTTGTAAAAAGTGGATTAAAAGATTTATCAATTTCAAGAACATCTTTTGATTGGGGAGTAAAATTACCAGAATCAATGAATGAACCAAAACATGTTATGTATGTTTGGTTAGATGCACTTATGAACTATATCACAGCTTTAGGATATGGAACTGACAATAAAGATATGGATTTCTGGCCTGCAAATGTACAACTTGTAGGAAAAGATATCTTAAGATTCCATGCTATTTATTGGCCAGCATTTTTAATGTCTTTGGAATTACCTCTTCCAAAACATATTACAGCTCATGGTTGGTGGACAAGAGATGGTGAAAAAATGTCTAAATCAAAAGGTAATGTAGTAAATCCTAAAGAAGTAGCTGATGCTTATGGACTTGATGCATTTAGATATTTTATGTTAAGAGAAGTTCCATTTGGGCAAGATGGAGATTTTTCACAAAAAGCTCTAATTGATAGAATTAACTCAGATTTAGGAAATGATTTAGGAAATTTATTAAATAGAATTTCTGGAATGAGTGGAAAATATTTTGATTATAAAGTAAGCTCAATTGATGTTGAGAAATTCCATAAAAAAGAATTAAATGAAGTTCAAACTATTTTAGATGGATTAGAAAACTATCTTTACAATATGCAAATAAACAGATATCTTGAAGAAATTTGGAAAGTTTTAACTATTGCAAATAAAGCAATAAATGATTATGAACCATGGAATTTAATGAAAGATGGAAAAACTTCTGAAGCTATGGCTTTAGTAGCACTTATCACAAATATTATGGCAAAAGTTGCCCTACTTTTAGATTCTGTAATGCCTGAAAAAATTAAAATAATTGCTCAATCTTTGGGTATAAATATTGATACTGAAACTTTTAATAAATTGATAAAAAATAAAGAATTATTAAAAGATACTGTTATTACAAAAGTTGAACAACTATTTCCAAGAATTGAAGAAGTTTTATTAGCTCAACCTGCAAGTTCAGATGAAACAAAAACGGAATGTGAAGTTAAAACTCAAAAAGAAGAAAAAATAGAAGATGATAATTTAATCACAATTGATCAATTCTTCCAAACTACATTAAAAATTGGAACAATTATTGAAGCAGAAGAAGTTCCAAAATCTGCAAAACTTTTAAAACTACAAGTAGATTTAGGTGAGGGAAAAAATAGACAAATTCTTGCTGGAATTAAAGAGTATTATTCTGCTGAAGAATTAATTGGAACTCAAACTTGTGTTGTTGCAAACTTAAAACCTGCAAAACTAATGGGAATGCTAAGTGAAGGTATGTTAATGGCTGCCAAAGATGAAAACGGCTTATCACTTTTAAGACCAGAAGCTCCAAAAAAATCAGGGACAAAAATAAGCTAGTGCAAATTTCATCTATTTTAGATATCGTTGATGGAAGTTTATTAAACTCTCCATCAATCTCTTTTATATATTCAATTAAAACAAAAGTAAATAAAGTTAAAGAAGGTGATTTATTCATCACAAAAAATCTTGATGATATAGAACTTGCAATAAAAAATGGTGCTTTTGCAATAATTTTAGAAGAAAATTATCCAATAATAGATAATGAAATAGCTTGGATAAAGGTAAATAATATAGATTTAACAATTATAAAATTAATTAGATTTAAACTTTCTACTAAAAATTTAAAAGCATATTATTGTAAAAAATCAACTTATGATTTATTAAAAATTTACACAAATAGTTTTTATAAAAATATAAAATTAATTCCAAATTCTTTAGATGGATTTTTTAAATATTTAGATAATATTGAAGATAATGACATTTTAATTTCTCATAACGAAACAATTTTAAATAAAATTTATCCTAAAAGCATAGATTTCGATGAAAATATTAAATTAGAAAAAATTGATAATTTAATAGAACATTCTTTATTTGAAACAACTTTTTCCTATAAAAATATATATTATTCAAGAGTTAAGATTTCAAGTTTGTATTTAGAAAATTTTCTGAAAGTTTTTACATTTTTAAATGAAAATTTAGATTTCTCAAAATTAAAATCTTTTAATAATATGAAAGCTATATTTTTAGATAGAAATATCAATATTGTTGAATTTGGGAAAAGTGACAAATTTATAATTTGTCAAAATGATACTAGTTTATATGAAGATGAAATAATTTATATCAATAATAAATTTAAATATGCAAAAACTCTATTTATTTCAAATACAAATATATATATTAATGATAAAGATATATTAATAATCTCTAATATTGAAGAACTAAAGCCTTTATTAAAAAACAATAGATTTAATGGTATATATATAATAGGTTTTAATTATAAAGAGATATCAGAATATCTTATGAGAACAGAAAAAGAATTAACTCTTTTCTGATTAGTAAACTAATCCAAAAGAGCTTATAACTTTTCCTAAAATAATCAAATCTTCTTTATTTAAAATTTGTGAAGGGTAATCTTTATTGTCAGATATAATATCTAATTTTCCATCAACTCTTTTTTGAATTCTTTTTACAAATAATCCATGTGTTGTTGTAAATGCATATATTCCATCTCTTGAAACATCTTTTTTTGTTTTATCAACAAATATAATATTATCACTATTTAAAGTTGGTTCCATTGAATCCCCAACCACATTTATTGCATCAATATTTTTTAAATTATCTTTTCCACCTAACATATTTACAAAATATTCTGGTAATTCCAAAGATTCATAGTTATCTTCACTTTCATAAGCTCCTCCTCCAGCACTAACACTTACAGAGGAATAATATTTAATCCAATATTTATCTGTTGTATCAACTAAAGAACCAGGATTTTGATTATAAAGTAACCAATTTATAGAAATCTTTTTTTTAGCACAAAAATTCAAAATATTTGAATAAGGAATTTTTCCTCTATTTTTCATTGTTGCAAAATTTGCCTGACTTAACTCAAGAGATTTTGCAACATCCTTATCAAACACTCTTCCATATTTTCCATCAGCACTTATAATATCTTTCAATTTTTCAATTATTTCATCAACTATTAACATAAAAACACCTTTGTGAAATATTTTTTATAATTATATTACAAATTGAAATATTTTTCAAGTTTTATTTCATTTTTTATTAAAATTAGAAAAAATAAAAGGAATTTATATGTCAAATAAATTTAAAGAAACTAAAAATAATTTTAAAAGAATAATAAAAAAGATAGATGGCTTTATATATGAAATTGGTGAGAAAATATTATAAATTTAAGAAATCAAATTTCAAAATTTGATAACTTTCTTATTAAAAAATAAATATTACTAAAGCAATTTTTATATATTATTACGATGATAATTATAAGTGGTAACCACGGAGAATAATATGGAAGAGATAAACTTAATAACAGAGTCAATAAAGTTTATGTTTTTGGGGATGGGAGTAGTATTTGCATTTTTAGCAATAATGATACTAATCCTAAAAGCTCAAGGGATAATATTAACAAAGATTTTTCCACAAGAAGAGAAAAAAGTTGTAAATGTACCCCCAATGAGTAATCATACCAATAACGTAAAATCAGAGTCTGCAAAAATAGCTGCAATAGTTGCCACAGTGCAACATCATAAAAATCTAAAGGGTTAAAATGTCTAAAAAGTACATAGATATTATGGATACAACCTTTAGAGATGGATTCCAATCTGTCTTTGGAGGAAGAGTTTTAATGAATGATTTTTTTCCAGCTGTAGAAGCTGCAAAAGATGCTGGAATAAATCACTTTGAATTTGGAGGAGGAGCAAGATTCCAATCATTGTTCTTCTACTTACAAGAAAATGCATTTGATATGATGGATAGATTTAGAGAAATCGTAGGTCCAAATGCAAACTTACAAACCTTAGCTCGTGGTATAAATACAGTTATGCTTGATACGGGTTCAAGAGAATTAATCGACTTACATGCAAAATTATTTGCAAAACATGGAACAACAACAATCAGAAACTTTGATGCATTAAATGATGTACAAAACCTTGAATATAGTGCTGAATGTATAAAAAAATATGGATTAAATCATGAAGTTGTTGTAACACTTATGGATTTACCTCCAGGATGCTTTGGCGCTCATGATGTTGCTTTTTATGAAAAAACATTAAGAAATATTCTTGATAGTGGATTACCTTATGATTCAATCTGCTTTAAAGATGCCTCAGGAACTTCATCTCCTCAAAAAATCTATGAAACAATACAAATGGCAAGAAGATTAGTAGGAAATGATACTCATATTAGACTTCATACTCACGAAACAGCAGGTGTTTCAGTATCATGTTATTTAGCTGCTTTAGAAGCTGGAGCTGATGGTATTGATTTAGCTGCATCACCTGTAAGTGGAGGAACTTCTCAACCAGATATTCTTACTATGCTTCATGCAGTAAAAGGTAAAAATTTTGACTTGGGTGGTTTAGAAATAGATAAAATTTTAAAATATGAAGAAGTTTTAAAAGATTGCTTAAAAGATTACTTTATTCCACCAGAAGCTACTCAAGTATCTCCTTTAATCCCATTCTCTCCAATGCCAGGTGGTGCATTAACTGCAAATACTCAAATGATGAGAGATAATGGTACTTTAGATAAATTTCCTGAAGTTATAAAAGCAATGCAAGAAGTAGTTGAACGTGGTGGATATGGAACATCTGTAACTCCTGTTTCACAATTTTATTGGCAACAAGCATATGCAAATGTAATGTTTGGTCCTTGGAAACAAATAGCTCCTGGTTATGGAAAAATGGTTTTAGGTTACTTTGGTAAAACTCCTGTTGCTCCTGATGCTGAAATTGTAAAACTAGCAAGTGAAAAACTAAAACTAGAACCAACTACTTTGAATCCTTTAGATATAGCTGATGCTGATGAGAAAAAAAGAATATCAGTATGGAAACAAAGATTAGAAATAGAAGGTATAGAAACAACTGAAGAGAATATTTTTATTGCAGCTGCCTGTGATGAAAAAGGAATAGCATTTTTAAAAGGTGAAGCACCTTTAAATGTTAGAAAAAATGATTCTGTTTGTGAAAATGATAAAGATTGTAAATTAGGAGAAAACAAAATGGCAAATGCAAGTGGAAACTATACAGTTGTAGTTGATGGTCAAAGATTTAATGTAAGTATCGCAGAAGGTAACGCAGATATTCAAGTAACTCCTGTTGCTAACTCAAATACAACAACTTCATCAACTCCTGTTGCTTCAAATGGTGGAACAGAAGTTCCAGCTGCTGTAAATGGTGCTGTTTGGAAAATACTTGTAAAAGAAGGTGATAGAGTTGAAAAAGATCAACAAATTATTATCCTTGAAGCAATGAAAATGGAAATTGATATAACAGCTCCAGTTTCAGGTGTTATTACAAAGATATTAGTAAATCCTGCACAAGCAGTAGATGAAGGACAAACATTAGCCATTATTGGTTAATGTTTATTAGAAGGTCGTAAATGATAAAAAATATTTTTATAGCTTTTTTTCTTTGCTTTACAATCTTTTCGTCAAATAGCTTAGCTTCAAATACGGTTGTAGTAGAGCAACAAGAGAAAGAACCATATCACTCAAAAACAATGGGTGAATTAGTTCAAACTTTTTATGCAACTACAGGTATAAAAGCATTATTTGAACCAAAAGAGGGAGTAAAAGATTCTCATGGAAAAGATATGAGTTTGTTTGCTCAAGGTTATGGAAGAATTATAATGATTTTAATCTGTTTTTTACTGTTTTATTTAGCAATTAAAAAAGGATTTGAACCATTACTTTTAATTCCAATTGGATTTGGTGGTTTATTAGCAAATATTCCAATAGCAAATATGGCAGGACCTGATGGGATGCTGGGAATTATTTATGATATGGGTATTACTAATCAATTTTTCCCACTTTTAATATTTATGGGTGTTGGAGCTATGACAGACTTTGGTCCATTATTAGCTAACCCAAAAACAGCTTTATTAGGTGGAGCTGCACAATTTGGAATCTTTGGTTCTCTTATAGGTGCAGTTATATTGTCACAATATGTTCCAGGAATTAATTTTTCATTAGAACAAGCTGCTGCTATATCAATTATTGGTGGAGCTGATGGACCAACGTCTATTTTTGTTGCCTCAAAACTTGCACCTGAATTACTTGGAGCTATTGCTGTTGCTGCTTATTCTTATATGGCATTAGTACCTGTAATTCAACCTCCAATTATGAGAGCATTAACAACAGTTAAT
Coding sequences:
- the metG gene encoding methionine--tRNA ligase; this translates as MQESCKNVYITTPIYYVNDVAHIGHAYTTIIADMLARYSRLMGHNTYFLTGTDEHGQKISQSAEAKGKTAKEYADEISGKFRTLWDDFDITYDKFIRTTDEEHKIGVQKAFETMYEKGDIYKGEYEGFYCVPCETFFTEKQLVDEQFCPECGRATNIVKEESYFFKLSKYEEKLLKWYEENEDCILPRSKKNEIVNFVKSGLKDLSISRTSFDWGVKLPESMNEPKHVMYVWLDALMNYITALGYGTDNKDMDFWPANVQLVGKDILRFHAIYWPAFLMSLELPLPKHITAHGWWTRDGEKMSKSKGNVVNPKEVADAYGLDAFRYFMLREVPFGQDGDFSQKALIDRINSDLGNDLGNLLNRISGMSGKYFDYKVSSIDVEKFHKKELNEVQTILDGLENYLYNMQINRYLEEIWKVLTIANKAINDYEPWNLMKDGKTSEAMALVALITNIMAKVALLLDSVMPEKIKIIAQSLGINIDTETFNKLIKNKELLKDTVITKVEQLFPRIEEVLLAQPASSDETKTECEVKTQKEEKIEDDNLITIDQFFQTTLKIGTIIEAEEVPKSAKLLKLQVDLGEGKNRQILAGIKEYYSAEELIGTQTCVVANLKPAKLMGMLSEGMLMAAKDENGLSLLRPEAPKKSGTKIS
- a CDS encoding peptidoglycan synthetase codes for the protein MQISSILDIVDGSLLNSPSISFIYSIKTKVNKVKEGDLFITKNLDDIELAIKNGAFAIILEENYPIIDNEIAWIKVNNIDLTIIKLIRFKLSTKNLKAYYCKKSTYDLLKIYTNSFYKNIKLIPNSLDGFFKYLDNIEDNDILISHNETILNKIYPKSIDFDENIKLEKIDNLIEHSLFETTFSYKNIYYSRVKISSLYLENFLKVFTFLNENLDFSKLKSFNNMKAIFLDRNINIVEFGKSDKFIICQNDTSLYEDEIIYINNKFKYAKTLFISNTNIYINDKDILIISNIEELKPLLKNNRFNGIYIIGFNYKEISEYLMRTEKELTLF
- a CDS encoding S24 family peptidase, whose amino-acid sequence is MLIVDEIIEKLKDIISADGKYGRVFDKDVAKSLELSQANFATMKNRGKIPYSNILNFCAKKKISINWLLYNQNPGSLVDTTDKYWIKYYSSVSVSAGGGAYESEDNYESLELPEYFVNMLGGKDNLKNIDAINVVGDSMEPTLNSDNIIFVDKTKKDVSRDGIYAFTTTHGLFVKRIQKRVDGKLDIISDNKDYPSQILNKEDLIILGKVISSFGLVY
- a CDS encoding OadG family protein, producing MEEINLITESIKFMFLGMGVVFAFLAIMILILKAQGIILTKIFPQEEKKVVNVPPMSNHTNNVKSESAKIAAIVATVQHHKNLKG
- a CDS encoding biotin/lipoyl-containing protein gives rise to the protein MSKKYIDIMDTTFRDGFQSVFGGRVLMNDFFPAVEAAKDAGINHFEFGGGARFQSLFFYLQENAFDMMDRFREIVGPNANLQTLARGINTVMLDTGSRELIDLHAKLFAKHGTTTIRNFDALNDVQNLEYSAECIKKYGLNHEVVVTLMDLPPGCFGAHDVAFYEKTLRNILDSGLPYDSICFKDASGTSSPQKIYETIQMARRLVGNDTHIRLHTHETAGVSVSCYLAALEAGADGIDLAASPVSGGTSQPDILTMLHAVKGKNFDLGGLEIDKILKYEEVLKDCLKDYFIPPEATQVSPLIPFSPMPGGALTANTQMMRDNGTLDKFPEVIKAMQEVVERGGYGTSVTPVSQFYWQQAYANVMFGPWKQIAPGYGKMVLGYFGKTPVAPDAEIVKLASEKLKLEPTTLNPLDIADADEKKRISVWKQRLEIEGIETTEENIFIAAACDEKGIAFLKGEAPLNVRKNDSVCENDKDCKLGENKMANASGNYTVVVDGQRFNVSIAEGNADIQVTPVANSNTTTSSTPVASNGGTEVPAAVNGAVWKILVKEGDRVEKDQQIIILEAMKMEIDITAPVSGVITKILVNPAQAVDEGQTLAIIG
- a CDS encoding sodium ion-translocating decarboxylase subunit beta — protein: MIKNIFIAFFLCFTIFSSNSLASNTVVVEQQEKEPYHSKTMGELVQTFYATTGIKALFEPKEGVKDSHGKDMSLFAQGYGRIIMILICFLLFYLAIKKGFEPLLLIPIGFGGLLANIPIANMAGPDGMLGIIYDMGITNQFFPLLIFMGVGAMTDFGPLLANPKTALLGGAAQFGIFGSLIGAVILSQYVPGINFSLEQAAAISIIGGADGPTSIFVASKLAPELLGAIAVAAYSYMALVPVIQPPIMRALTTVNERKIKMSTLRKVSKVEKIVFPIVVLCLTLLILPDAAPLIGAFCFGNFAKESGVIDRLSDTMQNALINIVTIFLGLGVGSKLASEQFLVAETMGIMAIGLLAFAAGTAMGVIMAKLMNLVSSKDNQINPLIGAAGVSAVPMAARVVSKEGQLYDKSNVLLMHAMGPNVAGVIGSAVAAGVLLSIFK